One Curtobacterium herbarum genomic window carries:
- a CDS encoding COX15/CtaA family protein has product MTRVGPTVEQDVRTRTTWWSLPRTVDPRVVVLAWASFVVEVVLIGTGGLVRLTASGLGCPTWPKCTTDSLVSTPEMGIHGIIEFGNRLLTFVLVVVAIAMFLAVVRMRKTRPELFWLAFAQGAAIPVQAVIGGVSVISGLNPFVVGLHFVVSAVLTSITAALVYRSVNGPRVRDRIVPGWYFGVVRGTVAAVAVTVLIGILTTGSGPHAGASERVDGGAVHRTGFDTQLMEHLHAVPAYATFALTLVLVIGAVRLRLSSRIALLLLVVEFVQIAVGLTQARTGLPVGLVGTHMVLAGLLVAAMTAVVLSTRSSAGRDAVRA; this is encoded by the coding sequence GTGACTCGCGTCGGTCCCACCGTCGAGCAGGACGTCCGGACTCGGACCACCTGGTGGTCGCTCCCCCGCACCGTGGACCCGCGTGTCGTCGTCCTCGCCTGGGCCTCGTTCGTCGTCGAGGTCGTCCTCATCGGGACCGGTGGCCTCGTGCGCCTGACGGCCTCGGGCCTCGGCTGCCCCACGTGGCCGAAGTGCACCACGGACTCGCTCGTGTCGACCCCCGAGATGGGCATCCACGGGATCATCGAGTTCGGCAACCGTCTGCTCACCTTCGTGCTGGTCGTCGTCGCGATCGCGATGTTCCTGGCGGTCGTCCGGATGCGGAAGACCCGCCCGGAGTTGTTCTGGCTGGCGTTCGCCCAGGGCGCAGCCATCCCCGTGCAGGCGGTCATCGGCGGCGTGTCGGTCATCTCCGGCCTGAACCCGTTCGTCGTCGGCCTGCACTTCGTCGTCTCCGCCGTCCTGACGAGCATCACGGCCGCACTCGTCTACCGCTCGGTGAACGGCCCCCGTGTCCGAGACCGCATCGTGCCCGGATGGTACTTCGGCGTCGTCCGCGGCACCGTGGCCGCCGTCGCCGTGACCGTGCTCATCGGCATCCTCACGACCGGCAGCGGCCCGCACGCGGGCGCCAGCGAGCGCGTCGACGGCGGCGCCGTGCACCGGACCGGCTTCGACACGCAGCTCATGGAGCACCTGCATGCCGTCCCCGCCTACGCGACCTTCGCCCTGACGCTCGTGCTCGTCATCGGTGCGGTCCGCCTCCGGCTCTCGAGCAGGATCGCGCTGCTGCTCCTCGTCGTCGAGTTCGTCCAGATCGCGGTCGGGCTCACCCAGGCGCGCACGGGTCTGCCCGTCGGACTCGTCGGCACCCACATGGTGCTCGCCGGTCTGCTCGTCGCGGCGATGACCGCGGTGGTGCTCTCCACCCGGTCGAGCGCCGGTCGGGACGCCGTCCGGGCCTGA
- a CDS encoding heme o synthase yields MTRPDTVRRSMLSRKVRAYVSLTKPRVMELLLVTTAPTMFLAERGVPDLWLVFWTMLGGAMSAGSASAFNCYIDRDIDRLMKRTSTRPLVTGELSDREALVFSWLLGIASTVVLVVFVNWLAAALSVAAILIYVFVYTLWLKRRTPQNIVWGGSAGCMPVLIGWAAVTGSLTWTPVILFMVIFLWTPPHYWPLSMKYRDDYDAADVPMLAVVRGRTVVGLQVVLYAWATLVCSLLLIPVANMGPLYTVVALAAGIWFVVESHLLYDRAIQHMEQVHPMRVFRSSITYLTLLFIAVGIDPLLPQVFTFSI; encoded by the coding sequence GTGACCAGGCCAGACACCGTTCGTCGGTCGATGCTGTCCCGCAAGGTCCGGGCGTACGTCTCGCTCACCAAGCCGCGCGTGATGGAGCTGCTGCTCGTCACCACGGCGCCGACGATGTTCCTCGCCGAGCGCGGCGTGCCGGACCTGTGGCTCGTGTTCTGGACGATGCTCGGCGGCGCGATGTCGGCCGGGTCGGCGTCGGCGTTCAACTGCTACATCGACCGCGACATCGACCGCCTGATGAAGCGCACGAGCACCCGGCCGCTGGTCACCGGCGAGCTGTCGGACCGCGAAGCACTCGTGTTCTCGTGGCTCCTCGGCATCGCGTCGACCGTCGTGCTCGTCGTGTTCGTGAACTGGCTGGCCGCCGCACTGAGCGTCGCCGCGATACTCATCTACGTGTTCGTGTACACGCTCTGGCTCAAGCGTCGGACGCCGCAGAACATCGTCTGGGGCGGTTCGGCGGGCTGCATGCCGGTGTTGATCGGGTGGGCGGCCGTGACCGGTTCGCTGACCTGGACCCCCGTCATCCTGTTCATGGTGATCTTCCTCTGGACGCCGCCGCACTACTGGCCGCTGTCGATGAAGTACCGCGACGACTACGACGCCGCCGACGTCCCGATGCTCGCCGTCGTGCGCGGACGCACCGTCGTCGGGCTGCAGGTCGTGCTCTACGCCTGGGCCACCCTGGTCTGCTCGCTGCTGCTGATCCCGGTCGCGAACATGGGGCCGCTCTACACGGTCGTCGCCCTCGCCGCGGGCATCTGGTTCGTCGTCGAGTCGCACCTGCTCTACGACCGGGCGATCCAGCACATGGAGCAGGTGCACCCGATGCGCGTCTTCCGCAGCTCGATCACCTACCTGACGCTGCTGTTCATCGCGGTCGGCATCGACCCGCTGCTGCCGCAGGTCTTCACCTTCTCGATCTGA
- a CDS encoding glucose-6-phosphate isomerase, translating into MTVSIAASGDAARAIDTVVPRLVTDLVASGITAQDAALWGPEAEAEASNRLGWVEAVSVSRPLVAEVAALRDQLHEQGVDRVVLAGMGGSSLAPEVITRTAGVPLVVLDSTDPAQVRAALTDLERTVLVVSSKSGSTVETDSQRRVFAQAFEDAGIDPAGRIVVVTDPGSALESDAQQAGYRVFTADPTVGGRYSALTAFGLVPAGLAGADIAELLDEADAISVLLAVDTDENPGLVLGAVLGGTAPLRDKIGIVADGTHILGFGDWVEQLIAESTGKDGRGLLPVVLEVDAPELGADLPDLQVVRLVGSRDDERHVADGELEITGTLGGQFLVWEYAVAVAGRLLGINPFDQPDVEAAKVAARALLDGPATDDVATTPAFEEHGIAVSATGGLDAGTTLTQAVSGLLAGLGPDGYVALQVYADRTAGADLGALRDLLAARTGRPVTSGYGPRFLHSTGQYHKGGPANGVFLQIVSDEQDDLAVPGRPFTFGRLIRAQAAGDASVLAAHGRPVLTLSTRDVPAAVAVIAAALTT; encoded by the coding sequence GTGACCGTCTCCATCGCCGCCAGCGGTGACGCGGCGCGGGCCATCGACACGGTGGTCCCGCGCCTCGTCACCGACCTGGTGGCGTCCGGGATCACGGCCCAGGACGCCGCCCTCTGGGGCCCCGAGGCCGAAGCCGAGGCGTCGAACCGCCTGGGTTGGGTCGAGGCCGTCTCGGTCTCGCGTCCGCTCGTCGCCGAGGTCGCGGCACTCCGCGACCAGCTGCACGAACAGGGCGTCGACCGCGTGGTCCTCGCCGGCATGGGCGGCTCGTCGCTCGCGCCCGAGGTCATCACCCGCACCGCCGGGGTCCCGCTCGTGGTCCTCGACTCGACCGACCCTGCGCAGGTCCGCGCCGCACTGACCGACCTCGAGCGCACCGTGCTCGTCGTGTCGTCGAAGTCCGGCTCCACCGTCGAGACCGACTCGCAGCGCCGGGTGTTCGCGCAGGCGTTCGAGGACGCCGGCATCGACCCCGCTGGTCGCATCGTCGTCGTCACGGACCCGGGCTCGGCGCTCGAGTCCGACGCACAGCAGGCCGGCTACCGCGTCTTCACCGCCGACCCCACGGTCGGCGGCCGCTACTCCGCGCTGACCGCCTTCGGGCTGGTCCCGGCCGGACTCGCGGGTGCGGACATCGCCGAGCTCCTCGACGAAGCCGACGCCATCAGCGTGCTGCTCGCCGTCGACACCGACGAGAACCCCGGCCTGGTGCTCGGGGCCGTCCTCGGCGGCACCGCTCCCCTGCGCGACAAGATCGGCATCGTCGCGGACGGCACGCACATCCTCGGCTTCGGTGACTGGGTCGAACAGCTCATCGCCGAGTCGACGGGCAAGGACGGTCGCGGTCTCCTGCCGGTCGTGCTCGAGGTCGACGCCCCCGAACTCGGTGCCGACCTGCCCGACCTGCAGGTCGTCCGACTCGTCGGGTCCCGCGACGACGAACGCCACGTCGCCGACGGCGAGCTCGAGATCACCGGTACGCTCGGTGGGCAGTTCCTGGTCTGGGAGTACGCGGTCGCGGTCGCCGGCCGGCTGCTCGGCATCAACCCCTTCGACCAGCCCGACGTGGAGGCCGCCAAGGTCGCCGCCCGCGCGCTGCTCGACGGCCCTGCCACCGACGACGTCGCCACCACGCCCGCCTTCGAGGAGCACGGCATCGCCGTGTCCGCGACGGGTGGGCTCGACGCCGGGACGACACTCACCCAGGCCGTGTCGGGCCTCCTGGCCGGTCTCGGTCCGGACGGCTACGTGGCGCTCCAGGTCTACGCGGACCGCACCGCCGGTGCCGACCTCGGGGCGCTCCGCGACCTGCTGGCAGCACGCACCGGCCGTCCCGTCACCTCCGGGTACGGTCCCCGGTTCCTGCACTCCACCGGCCAGTACCACAAGGGCGGCCCCGCGAACGGCGTGTTCCTGCAGATCGTCTCCGACGAGCAGGACGACCTCGCCGTCCCCGGCCGCCCGTTCACGTTCGGCCGGCTCATCCGAGCCCAGGCCGCCGGCGACGCGAGTGTCCTCGCGGCGCACGGCCGTCCGGTGCTGACCCTGTCGACGCGGGACGTCCCCGCGGCGGTGGCGGTCATCGCGGCTGCACTCACCACCTGA
- the tal gene encoding transaldolase, whose protein sequence is MTDTTPTEDLSAVGVSIWLDDLSRELLETGRLENLIADRNVVGVTTNPTIFASALAKGERYDDQVKELAAAGTDVTNAIFEITTRDVSDACDIFTPLYASTKGFDGRVSIEVEPGLAHDTAKTIEQAKFLFDKVGKENVLIKIPATVDGLEAITEVIGAGISVNVTLIFSLERYRAVIDAYLGGLEKAKAAGHDLSKIHSVASFFVSRVDSEIDKRLDAVGSDEATALKSKAGIANAQLAYQVWTEAFSTERALGLLESGANTQRPLWASTGVKDPSLPDTLYVTELAAPNTVNTMPGKTLEATFDHGEVHGDAIAGTFDDANQVMDQLAAVGIDYDDVVDLLEKEAVEKFNVSWGELVDTVKTALENAK, encoded by the coding sequence ATGACTGACACCACACCCACCGAAGACCTCTCCGCCGTCGGCGTGAGCATCTGGCTCGACGACCTGTCCCGCGAGCTCCTCGAGACCGGCCGTCTCGAGAACCTGATCGCCGACCGCAACGTCGTCGGTGTCACCACCAACCCGACGATCTTCGCGTCGGCCCTCGCCAAGGGCGAGCGCTACGACGACCAGGTCAAGGAGCTCGCCGCCGCGGGCACCGACGTGACCAACGCGATCTTCGAGATCACGACGCGCGACGTCTCCGACGCCTGCGACATCTTCACGCCGCTCTACGCATCGACCAAGGGCTTCGACGGCCGCGTGTCGATCGAGGTCGAGCCGGGTCTCGCGCACGACACCGCGAAGACCATCGAGCAGGCCAAGTTCCTGTTCGACAAGGTCGGCAAGGAGAACGTCCTCATCAAGATCCCGGCGACCGTCGACGGTCTCGAGGCGATCACCGAGGTCATCGGCGCCGGCATCTCGGTCAACGTCACCCTGATCTTCTCGCTCGAGCGCTACCGCGCCGTCATCGACGCCTACCTCGGTGGTCTCGAGAAGGCCAAGGCCGCCGGCCACGACCTCTCGAAGATCCACTCCGTCGCGTCGTTCTTCGTCTCGCGCGTCGACTCCGAGATCGACAAGCGCCTCGACGCCGTCGGTTCGGACGAGGCCACCGCCCTGAAGTCGAAGGCCGGCATCGCCAACGCGCAGCTCGCCTACCAGGTCTGGACCGAGGCGTTCTCGACCGAGCGCGCCCTGGGCCTGCTCGAGTCGGGTGCGAACACGCAGCGTCCGCTCTGGGCCTCGACCGGTGTCAAGGACCCGTCGCTGCCCGACACGCTCTACGTGACCGAGCTCGCCGCCCCGAACACCGTCAACACGATGCCGGGCAAGACGCTCGAGGCCACGTTCGACCACGGTGAGGTCCACGGCGACGCCATCGCCGGCACGTTCGACGACGCGAACCAGGTCATGGACCAGCTCGCCGCCGTCGGCATCGACTACGACGACGTCGTCGACCTCCTCGAGAAGGAGGCCGTCGAGAAGTTCAACGTCTCGTGGGGCGAGCTCGTCGACACCGTCAAGACGGCACTCGAGAACGCCAAGTAA
- the zwf gene encoding glucose-6-phosphate dehydrogenase: MSPVAITPEHNPLRLPTDRRLNRIAGPSTLIIFGVTGDLSRKKLMPAVYDLANRGLLPPGFALVGFARRDWEDQDFSQLVHDAVKEHSRTPFDEDVWRQLEQGIRFVQGSFDDPEAFRLLKETVDTLDDERGTLGNHAFYLSIPPKMFPVVTEQLKVSGLTEKRDGSWSRVVVEKPFGSDLRTARELNAIVESVFAPDDVFRIDHYLGKETVQNLLTLRFANQMYEPIWNSNYVDHVQITMAEDIGVAGRAAYYDGIGAARDVIQNHLLQLLALTAMEEPVSFKAGHLRAEKEKVLSAVRLPEDLSTATSRGQYAGGWQGGEKVLGFLEEAGMNPESTTETFAAIRLDIATRRWQGVPFYLRAGKRLGRRVTEIAIVFKRVPEDVFGIEQSPLGQNALVIRVQPDEGVTLRFGSKVPGVGTQVRDVTMDFGYGHAFTEASPEAYERLILDVLLGDPPLFPRHQEVELSWKILDPIEEFWRTQGQPEQYRPGTWGPASADELLARDGRTWRRP; this comes from the coding sequence ATGTCACCGGTGGCGATCACCCCGGAGCACAACCCGCTCCGGCTGCCCACGGACCGTCGACTGAACCGGATCGCGGGTCCCAGCACCCTCATCATCTTCGGGGTGACGGGAGACCTCTCCCGCAAGAAGCTGATGCCCGCGGTCTACGACCTCGCGAACCGAGGGCTCCTGCCCCCGGGGTTCGCGCTGGTCGGGTTCGCTCGACGCGACTGGGAGGACCAGGACTTCTCCCAGCTCGTCCACGACGCCGTCAAGGAGCACTCGCGGACCCCGTTCGACGAGGACGTCTGGCGTCAGCTCGAACAGGGCATCCGCTTCGTCCAGGGATCGTTCGACGACCCCGAGGCGTTCCGGCTGCTCAAGGAGACGGTCGACACGCTGGACGACGAGCGAGGCACGCTCGGCAACCACGCCTTCTACCTCTCCATCCCGCCGAAGATGTTCCCGGTGGTCACGGAGCAGCTCAAGGTCTCCGGGCTCACCGAGAAGCGCGACGGCTCCTGGAGTCGTGTCGTGGTCGAGAAGCCGTTCGGCTCGGACCTCCGCACCGCGCGCGAACTGAACGCCATCGTCGAGAGCGTCTTCGCGCCCGACGACGTGTTCCGCATCGACCACTACCTCGGCAAGGAGACCGTCCAGAACCTCCTGACGCTCCGGTTCGCGAACCAGATGTACGAACCCATCTGGAACTCGAACTACGTCGACCACGTGCAGATCACGATGGCCGAGGACATCGGCGTCGCCGGACGTGCCGCCTACTACGACGGCATCGGCGCGGCCCGCGACGTCATCCAGAACCACCTGCTGCAGCTCCTCGCCCTCACCGCGATGGAGGAGCCGGTCTCGTTCAAGGCCGGACACCTCCGCGCCGAGAAGGAGAAGGTGCTCTCCGCCGTGCGGCTCCCCGAGGACCTGTCCACGGCGACCAGCCGCGGACAGTACGCCGGCGGGTGGCAGGGCGGCGAGAAGGTGCTCGGGTTCCTCGAGGAAGCGGGCATGAACCCCGAGTCCACGACCGAGACCTTCGCGGCGATCCGGCTCGACATCGCGACCCGACGGTGGCAGGGCGTGCCCTTCTACCTGCGCGCCGGCAAGCGACTCGGTCGTCGGGTGACCGAGATCGCGATCGTGTTCAAGCGCGTCCCCGAGGACGTGTTCGGCATCGAGCAGTCCCCGCTCGGGCAGAACGCCCTCGTGATCCGCGTCCAGCCGGACGAGGGCGTCACGCTCCGCTTCGGCTCGAAGGTCCCCGGCGTCGGGACCCAGGTCCGCGACGTCACGATGGACTTCGGCTACGGTCACGCGTTCACCGAGGCCTCCCCCGAGGCCTACGAACGGCTCATCCTCGACGTGCTCCTCGGTGACCCGCCGCTGTTCCCGCGGCACCAGGAGGTCGAGTTGTCCTGGAAGATCCTCGACCCGATCGAGGAGTTCTGGCGGACACAGGGCCAGCCCGAACAGTACCGTCCCGGCACCTGGGGCCCGGCTTCGGCCGACGAGCTCCTGGCCCGCGACGGTCGGACCTGGAGGCGTCCATGA
- the sufD gene encoding Fe-S cluster assembly protein SufD — MSSTTPPPHIDQPTEPASTLSSGGTDQHGARAHSDGGWDTKVPVQTRSQRFRSGDVGAFPTVTGREVNWKFAPLAKIQPLLDSTLDGSAYPFLATQSAGADVEWGRSDDPRVGGAGLPEDRAAAAAWSARDAVLAITVQGTDEHEFITVTRSDFGTQPRAAHTVITAEPHAQGIVVIDNRGSALLSENVEVVVRDGARLTLVTVQDWDDDAVHVSTHFAEVGRDAFLKHVVVSLGGDVIRVNPSTHLGAQGGDVEMYGVYFADAGQYIEQQVYVDHDAPNTRSRVNYKGALQGQGAHTVWIGDVLIGRSAPGTDSYEQNRNLVLTEGTRADSIPNLEIETGDITGAGHASATGRFDDEQLFYLQARGIPEEEARRLVVLGFLVEVIQKIGAPELEERLIAAVEQELMEGRTVLAAPAAEAAAAGVDA; from the coding sequence ATGTCCAGCACCACCCCTCCTCCCCACATCGACCAGCCGACGGAGCCCGCGAGCACGCTCTCGTCGGGCGGTACGGACCAGCACGGCGCCCGGGCGCACTCCGACGGCGGCTGGGACACCAAGGTGCCGGTGCAGACGCGTTCCCAGCGGTTCCGCTCGGGCGACGTCGGCGCCTTCCCCACCGTCACCGGCCGAGAGGTCAACTGGAAGTTCGCGCCGCTCGCCAAGATCCAGCCGCTGCTCGACAGCACGTTGGACGGCTCGGCGTACCCCTTCCTCGCGACCCAGTCCGCGGGCGCCGACGTCGAGTGGGGTCGCAGCGACGACCCCCGCGTCGGTGGCGCCGGGTTGCCGGAGGACCGGGCGGCCGCCGCTGCCTGGAGCGCGCGTGACGCCGTCCTGGCGATCACCGTGCAGGGCACGGACGAGCACGAGTTCATCACCGTGACCCGCTCCGACTTCGGCACGCAGCCGCGGGCGGCACACACGGTCATCACCGCCGAGCCGCACGCGCAGGGCATCGTCGTGATCGACAACCGCGGGTCGGCGCTCCTCAGCGAGAACGTCGAGGTCGTCGTCCGCGACGGCGCCCGCCTCACCCTCGTCACGGTCCAGGACTGGGACGACGACGCGGTGCACGTCTCGACGCACTTCGCCGAGGTCGGCCGCGACGCCTTCCTCAAGCACGTCGTGGTCTCGCTCGGCGGTGACGTCATCCGCGTCAACCCGTCCACGCACCTCGGTGCGCAGGGCGGCGACGTCGAGATGTACGGCGTCTACTTCGCGGACGCCGGCCAGTACATCGAGCAGCAGGTCTACGTCGACCACGACGCACCTAACACCCGCAGCCGTGTCAACTACAAGGGCGCGCTGCAGGGCCAGGGTGCGCACACGGTCTGGATCGGCGACGTCCTCATCGGACGCTCCGCTCCGGGCACCGACTCGTACGAGCAGAACCGCAACCTGGTCCTGACCGAGGGGACGCGCGCCGACAGCATCCCGAACCTCGAGATCGAGACCGGCGACATCACCGGTGCCGGCCACGCCAGCGCCACCGGTCGCTTCGACGACGAGCAGCTCTTCTACCTGCAGGCCCGTGGCATCCCGGAGGAAGAGGCCCGGCGTCTCGTCGTCCTGGGCTTCCTGGTCGAGGTCATCCAGAAGATCGGCGCACCCGAGCTCGAGGAACGGCTCATCGCCGCCGTCGAGCAGGAGCTCATGGAGGGCCGGACGGTCCTCGCCGCGCCCGCCGCCGAGGCTGCTGCTGCCGGGGTCGACGCCTGA
- the sufB gene encoding Fe-S cluster assembly protein SufB gives MSDVLIDRPELEGLGQYEFGWADSDAAGASARRGLSEEVVTDISGRKGEPEWMRANRLKALKLFDRKPMPSWGADLSDIDFDNIKYFVKSTEKQAESWEDLPEDIRTTYERLGIPEAERQRLVAGVAAQYESEVVYHQIREDLEQQGVIFMDTDTALREHPELFEEYFGTVIPAGDNKFAALNTAVWSGGSFVYVPKGVHVEIPLQAYFRINTENMGQFERTLIIADEDSYIHYIEGCTAPIYKSDSLHSAVVEIIVKKNARVRYTTIQNWSNNVYNLVTKRAIAHEGATMEWIDGNIGSKVTMKYPSIYLAGEHAKGETLSVAFAGPGQHQDAGAKMIHMAPYTTSSIVSKSIARGGGRAGYRGEVRVDPGAHHSANTVRCDALLVDTVSRSDTYPAIDIRVDDVQLGHEATVSRVSEEQLFYLMSRGMAEDEAMAMIVRGFIEPIARELPMEYALELNKLIEMSMEGSVG, from the coding sequence ATGTCCGACGTGCTCATCGACCGTCCAGAACTCGAAGGGCTCGGCCAGTACGAATTCGGCTGGGCCGACTCCGACGCGGCCGGCGCCTCTGCGCGCCGTGGCCTGTCGGAAGAGGTCGTCACCGACATCTCCGGCCGCAAGGGTGAACCCGAGTGGATGCGTGCGAACCGGTTGAAGGCGCTGAAGCTCTTCGACCGCAAGCCGATGCCCTCGTGGGGTGCCGACCTGTCGGACATCGACTTCGACAACATCAAGTACTTCGTGAAGTCGACGGAGAAGCAGGCCGAGTCGTGGGAGGACCTCCCCGAGGACATCCGCACGACGTACGAACGCCTGGGCATCCCGGAGGCCGAGCGCCAGCGCCTCGTCGCCGGCGTCGCCGCGCAGTACGAGTCCGAGGTCGTCTACCACCAGATCCGCGAGGACCTGGAGCAGCAGGGCGTCATCTTCATGGACACCGACACGGCGCTCCGCGAGCACCCCGAGCTGTTCGAGGAGTACTTCGGCACCGTGATCCCCGCCGGCGACAACAAGTTCGCCGCGCTGAACACGGCCGTGTGGTCCGGCGGCTCGTTCGTCTACGTCCCGAAGGGCGTCCACGTCGAGATCCCGCTGCAGGCCTACTTCCGCATCAACACGGAGAACATGGGCCAGTTCGAGCGGACGCTGATCATCGCGGACGAGGACTCGTACATCCACTACATCGAGGGCTGCACCGCCCCGATCTACAAGTCGGACTCCCTGCACTCGGCCGTCGTCGAGATCATCGTCAAGAAGAACGCCCGCGTTCGGTACACGACGATCCAGAACTGGTCGAACAACGTCTACAACCTCGTCACCAAGCGTGCGATCGCCCACGAGGGTGCGACCATGGAGTGGATCGACGGCAACATCGGGTCCAAGGTCACGATGAAGTACCCGTCCATCTACCTCGCCGGTGAGCACGCCAAGGGCGAGACCCTGTCCGTCGCCTTCGCCGGCCCCGGCCAGCACCAGGACGCCGGCGCGAAGATGATCCACATGGCGCCGTACACGACGTCGTCGATCGTCTCGAAGTCGATCGCCCGCGGTGGCGGTCGTGCCGGGTACCGCGGCGAGGTCCGGGTCGACCCGGGCGCACACCACTCGGCCAACACGGTCCGCTGTGACGCGCTGCTCGTCGACACCGTCTCGCGGAGCGACACCTACCCGGCGATCGACATCCGCGTCGACGACGTGCAGCTCGGCCACGAGGCGACCGTCTCCCGCGTCAGCGAGGAGCAGCTGTTCTACCTCATGTCCCGCGGCATGGCCGAGGACGAGGCCATGGCGATGATCGTGCGCGGATTCATCGAACCCATCGCCCGCGAGCTCCCGATGGAGTACGCACTCGAACTCAACAAGCTCATCGAGATGAGCATGGAAGGATCCGTCGGCTAG
- the tkt gene encoding transketolase produces MAEFTWDAIDRKAVDTARVLAADSVEAAGNGHPGTAMSLAPLAHLLFQKVMRRDPSDSTWIGRDRFILSAGHASILQYVQFYLHGYGLELDDLQHLRKWGSKTPGHPEYGHTDGVEITTGPLGQGLASAVGFAYAQRFERGLFDPETPAGQSPFDHYTYVIAGDGDMQEGVTNESGSLAGRQQLGNLIAFYDSNQISIEDDTDIAFSEDVHARYEALGWHVQVVDWKKTGEYHEDAEALFAAVEAAKQVHDKPSLIVIKTIIGWPSPTKQNSGKIHGSALGADELKGLKEVLGFDAEKTFDVDPEVLDYTRGAIAKGQAEHAEWQKTFDAWAAANADKKALFDRVQAKQLPEGLEAALPVFSTEKAVSTRAASGKVINAIAPLMPEFWGGSADLAESNLTTIEDGKSFGPAEASTKTWTTDPFGRVLHFGIREHAMGSILNGIVLHGNTRPFGGTFLIFSDYMRPAVRLAALMKAPAIYVWTHDSIALGEDGPTHQPIEQITALRAIPGLDVVRPADANEVAYAWLEMLKHQDRPAGIALSRQNLPVFERGDGDASGEVFASAKNVSKGAYVLAEAPNGTPDVILIGTGSEVQIAVDAREQLKAEGINARVVSAPSLEWFHEQDEAYRESVLPKAVKARVSVEAGIAMSWRDIVGDAGRSVSIEHFGASADYQKLFEEFGFTTEHVISAAKESIAAAAS; encoded by the coding sequence GTGGCTGAATTCACCTGGGACGCCATCGACCGGAAGGCCGTCGACACGGCCCGCGTCCTCGCCGCCGACTCTGTCGAGGCGGCCGGCAACGGTCACCCCGGCACCGCGATGAGCCTCGCGCCGCTGGCTCACCTCCTCTTCCAGAAGGTGATGCGTCGCGACCCGAGCGACTCCACGTGGATCGGTCGCGACCGCTTCATCCTGTCGGCGGGTCACGCATCGATCCTGCAGTACGTGCAGTTCTACCTGCACGGCTACGGTCTCGAGCTCGACGACCTCCAGCACCTCCGCAAGTGGGGCTCCAAGACCCCGGGTCACCCGGAGTACGGCCACACCGACGGCGTCGAGATCACCACCGGCCCGCTGGGCCAGGGCCTCGCCTCCGCCGTGGGCTTCGCCTACGCGCAGCGCTTCGAGCGCGGCCTGTTCGACCCGGAGACCCCGGCCGGCCAGTCGCCGTTCGACCACTACACCTACGTGATCGCCGGCGACGGTGACATGCAGGAGGGCGTCACGAACGAGTCCGGTTCGCTCGCGGGCCGCCAGCAGCTCGGCAACCTCATCGCGTTCTACGACTCGAACCAGATCTCGATCGAGGACGACACCGACATCGCGTTCTCCGAGGACGTCCACGCCCGCTACGAGGCGCTCGGCTGGCACGTGCAGGTCGTCGACTGGAAGAAGACCGGCGAGTACCACGAGGACGCCGAAGCACTCTTCGCCGCCGTCGAGGCCGCCAAGCAGGTCCACGACAAGCCGTCGCTCATCGTCATCAAGACGATCATCGGCTGGCCGTCGCCGACCAAGCAGAACTCCGGCAAGATCCACGGCTCCGCGCTCGGCGCCGACGAGCTCAAGGGCCTGAAGGAGGTCCTCGGCTTCGACGCCGAGAAGACCTTCGACGTCGACCCCGAGGTCCTCGACTACACCCGCGGCGCGATCGCCAAGGGCCAGGCCGAGCACGCCGAGTGGCAGAAGACCTTCGACGCGTGGGCCGCGGCCAACGCCGACAAGAAGGCGCTGTTCGACCGCGTCCAGGCCAAGCAGCTCCCCGAGGGCCTCGAAGCCGCACTCCCGGTGTTCAGCACCGAGAAGGCCGTCTCGACCCGTGCCGCCTCCGGCAAGGTCATCAACGCCATCGCGCCGCTGATGCCCGAGTTCTGGGGTGGCTCCGCCGACCTCGCCGAGTCGAACCTCACCACGATCGAGGACGGCAAGTCCTTCGGTCCGGCCGAGGCCTCCACGAAGACCTGGACGACCGACCCGTTCGGCCGCGTGCTGCACTTCGGAATCCGCGAGCACGCGATGGGCTCGATCCTCAACGGCATCGTCCTGCACGGGAACACCCGCCCCTTCGGTGGCACCTTCCTGATCTTCAGCGACTACATGCGCCCGGCGGTCCGTCTCGCCGCGCTCATGAAGGCGCCGGCGATCTACGTCTGGACGCACGACTCCATCGCCCTCGGCGAGGACGGCCCGACGCACCAGCCGATCGAGCAGATCACCGCCCTCCGTGCGATCCCGGGTCTCGACGTCGTCCGCCCCGCGGACGCCAACGAGGTCGCGTACGCCTGGCTCGAGATGCTCAAGCACCAGGACCGCCCGGCCGGCATCGCGCTGAGCCGCCAGAACCTGCCCGTGTTCGAGCGTGGCGACGGCGACGCGTCCGGCGAGGTCTTCGCCTCGGCGAAGAACGTCAGCAAGGGCGCGTACGTCCTGGCCGAGGCGCCGAACGGCACTCCGGACGTCATCCTGATCGGCACCGGTTCCGAGGTCCAGATCGCGGTCGACGCCCGTGAGCAGCTCAAGGCCGAGGGCATCAACGCCCGGGTCGTGTCCGCTCCGTCGCTCGAGTGGTTCCACGAGCAGGACGAGGCGTACCGCGAGTCGGTCCTGCCGAAGGCCGTCAAGGCCCGCGTCTCGGTCGAGGCCGGGATCGCGATGAGCTGGCGCGACATCGTCGGCGACGCCGGCCGCAGCGTGTCGATCGAGCACTTCGGTGCCTCGGCCGACTACCAGAAGCTGTTCGAGGAGTTCGGGTTCACCACCGAGCACGTCATCTCGGCAGCCAAGGAATCGATCGCAGCAGCAGCATCCTGA